The stretch of DNA GAGGTCTCAGCTATGTAGTGGCTCTCATATTTCTTATCTCCTTTCTCCCGGTTCTCTCCTCGGCTCAATATGTAGCTCTACCTACGTCTGATGTCGGGGACGGAAAGTTCCTTTGCATAGCCGGCAACAGAGTATCAGGGGGGATAGGGAATCAGAAGGTAGTGTTGTGGTTTAATATCCCAGCAGGTACAGCTACCTTTAACGTGGCCGTCTTCGATGGAGATCAGGGGGGATACTGGGATATAACCTACAATGATCCTAATGTGTCGGTGTGGAGGCTGTATGCCGATCCCCAGAAGTCGCCTTCCGGCGGTCAGCTCGTCGATAGTTGGACAAGCGAGGAGATGCTCGATAACACCTGGTATACCAGATCCGTGGCCGTCTCAGACGCCGCCCGATCACCGATCGGCGATTATTTCTACAGACTGGAGGTCATGTGGCAAAATCCGGCTACCTCGGACGATCTCAACGGATTTAAGGTGGGAACAGATGTTGGAACCATCGCTGCCGTTCCGGGAAGCGAGCTTTGTTTTATAGGGGCTACACTGAATACCCCTGGCGATCATGACGGCCCTGGAGCCGATCCCCCTACCAGTTATGACGGCACGTGGGATTTCTATATGTGGGTTCCGGCTGGATTGAAGAGAATAACCTTCCAGGAAGGCGATGCGGATTGGGGGCCGAGTGGCGCTCCTCCCGATAATAACACCAGAAAGCCGGAGTTCGCCGTCGGTGATGACATAAGCTTCACCGTCTACGGTCCTGACGGAAACCCGATGCCTCTATCTCCACCTGGCAGTCAGCCCTCAGGAAACAGGCAATTCGTGACGCATATACTGGACGCGTCTGATCTCGGCCTTGAAACCCTACCATCAGGCGTTTACAGATGGCATTGGGAGGGGGTTGATATGCATAATCAGACGATCATCATCCCTTCTTTTGATCTCTTCTCCCAGCCGCCGCCCCCCCTACCCGTGGCCGGGGTCAGAATAGAGCCTGATCTATCTCAAATAGCCTATCCCGGTCAGACTCTCTCCTTCACCCATACTGTCTCCAATGATGAATCGTTCCCCGATGTTATCGATATATCCATCTCCAACCCGCTGGGCTGGCAGACCTTTCTGCTTAAAAGCGACGGCGTAACTCCCTTAATGGACAGCAACAACAATGGGATTCCGGACGTGGGATCGGTTCCCGGGGATTCTTCGGCTAATCTGATCCTAAAGGTCTCCATACCCTCGGATGTTGTCGGGGGAACCGTGAGCACTATAACGCTAACGGCTCGATCCTCATCCACATCGGCCTCTGATCAGGTGAAGGATACCATCGTGGTGTCCTCCTATCAGGGCCTGAGCATCACCCCGAACAACTCCGGAACGGCTAAACCCGGCCAGAGCATCCTTTATCAGCATCAAGTCAAAAATAAAGAGAGCTTTCAGGATACGATAGAGCTCATACCGACGAGCAGCCAGGGATGGACGGTGGTTCTCCTGGATGAGAACAACAACCCGCTCGTCGATACAAACGGATCTGGATCGGTCGATACGGGGCCGATCGGCGCCGGGGCCACCAAAAGCATAAAGGTTCAGCTTATACTTCCCCAGGACGTTGCTCCGGGCACGGTGGATACCCTTACCTTGCTCGCCCGATCTGCCACGACGTCCCTATCCGATACGGCTACAGATGTGACGACCGTGACTGAGCCGGATAAGCCTAAAATAGAGGTAACTAAATCGGCGGATAAGTCAACGGCAAAGCCTGGAGAGCTTGTGACCTATACCATAACCTATCGCAACACGGGAACGGCAACGGCCTACAACCTGGTCTTCACCGATATAGTGCCGCAGAATACGGAATTCGTCAGCGCCTCCGGATCGGGCGCATCCATAAGTTACAGGCATAGCCCAGGCGGAGAGTTCGATTCATCCCCAGCTCAGCCGATCATCGCCGTTAGATGGACTATCCCCTCGCTCTCGCCTGGTGGAACGGGAAGTTTAACTTTGGTGGTGAAGGTTAAATAAAGTTAGATTTAAGTGATCGAGGTGAGATGATGAAGGGAATCATAAAGGTTATCGGTTTGATCTCAGTTGTAACCGCCGTGTCAATCGCATCGGCGCAGACCACCGGAGGGATGATACCATGGGAATTTGAAGGATACACGGTTGAGATTCACTCTCAACCGCAAAACATCCCTCAGCTCGCCGATATACTTCCATTCATCGCCGCCCAGCTTAGCAGGGAGGATTGGTTTGGGCTGCGGTTCGGAGGAGTTAATCCCGATACCTTTTGGGTCTATGAACTCTACGATGCCGATGCTGATAAACCTGTAAAACGGATAACGCTGGCCGAGATGATGGGGATGGAGACGGAGAACGGATGTAAGATGATACTGGATGATCAAGTCAATCCGACCGAAATTATCACCCAATATGAGATACTCAAGGGCGATTATCACCTGATATTCAAGAGAACCATATCGCTTTTGGATGATCCGAACCTCCCCGGCGGGAAAAGGGTTGTGATGACCTATTCCATCGAGAACAAAAACCCCGGAGCTCTCATGCTCAGGTTGACGGAGAGATGGGCTCACGATGATGAGGCGATCGTCGAGGGAGATAGATCCATCCTGACACTTAGTAAGGGAAAGGAACACAACGGATTCCCCATACTGGTTCAGGTCTTCGACGGTCAGATCGATGGGATCGAGGTCAAAAAAGCCGCTGGGGAGATGGGTTTGTCCGTTACCATCACCGCTCATAAGGCGATTAAAGTGGAAAGGACCTATGCGAAGCCCACGACTTATCTGGGATCGGTCTCCTTCGGTGTCGCCACCACCGAAGATCCGGATTACTGCCTGGAACAGGCGAAGAACATAGCAGAGTACCTGGCTACGGGAAACCCCAAGCCGGTGCTGGTGGTCGAGACGAGGGTGGATAAATGGGAGGCGCTCCCCGGCGAAGAGGTCACCTACACGCTCAATTGTTTCAACAACGGGACCGGACGAGCGGTGAACGGTGCCGTCATAGAACCCATGCCTTCCATGGTCCGATATCTGCCCGGCAGCGCCAAGGGAGAAGGGACGAGGATAAGCTACTCCGTTGACGGTGGACAGACTTTTCATGAGAAGGTCGAGGACGAGACGGCTGTGACGCACATAAGGTGGGAGATACCCGGCCCGCTTTCGCCAGGCGAGTCGATCGAAATGAGTTTCAAAGCCAAGGTTAAAGGCGCGGGGGCTGAGGAGTGAGGGGATTGAGAGCCCTATTGATATCCATATTGATATCAGCTTTCCTGACGCCGTTTCTCTCATTCGGAACGGCCACACCGGCCGGGACGGTCATAAAAAATTCCGTAACCGTTACCTATGCCGATTCGGCCGGGAATCAATACTCCGGCGCATCCAATGAGGTAGCGGTAACCGTCAGTCGGATCTACGGCGTTGAGATCACCCCTCCCACAGATGAGAGGACGAACGTCGCTCCCGGCTCATCGATCATCTGCCCGGCGACCATAAAGAATATCGGCAATACCCCTGATACTTTCTCCATCTCGGCGGTGAGCGATCAGGGGTGGACCGTCAGGGTTTATCCCGATCTGAACCACGATAGAACCCTTCAGGACGGCGAGAGGATCCCCGTCTATTCCACTCCATCACTGAATCCCGACGGGACATATGACGTAATCATAGAGGTGCTCGTGCCGTCTGATGCACCGATGAGTACGAAGGACACAACGCGGATGACCGCCACCTCAACAGGTGATGGAAGCAAAAGCGATAGGATAGAGCTCACCACTACCGTAGGTGGTCCCTCTCTGTCGCTGCTTAAAAACTCCGATAGGAACGAAGTGTTCCCCGGGGAGGAGATAAACTACACGATAACTGTCTCAAACACCGGAACAGCAAGCGCCTATAACCTTTCCATCACCGATCAGATCCCCGCTTACACCAGTTACGTCCCTGGAAGCGTGAAGGTGATAAACGACACCATCGCAAACGTCTCCTTTGAGGGCAATAACTCACTAATCCGATGGAGCATAGGCGAATTGGCATCAGGCGTGACCAAGAAGCTGGAGTTCAAGGTCAAAGTCGGCACCGACGCACCGAACGGATATGAGATACTTAATAAGGTCCTCGCCGGATATGAGTATCCGAACGGGAGGGGAAGACCGCAGATCTCAGCCGAAATGAAGGT from Candidatus Poribacteria bacterium encodes:
- a CDS encoding DUF11 domain-containing protein; its protein translation is MRGLRALLISILISAFLTPFLSFGTATPAGTVIKNSVTVTYADSAGNQYSGASNEVAVTVSRIYGVEITPPTDERTNVAPGSSIICPATIKNIGNTPDTFSISAVSDQGWTVRVYPDLNHDRTLQDGERIPVYSTPSLNPDGTYDVIIEVLVPSDAPMSTKDTTRMTATSTGDGSKSDRIELTTTVGGPSLSLLKNSDRNEVFPGEEINYTITVSNTGTASAYNLSITDQIPAYTSYVPGSVKVINDTIANVSFEGNNSLIRWSIGELASGVTKKLEFKVKVGTDAPNGYEILNKVLAGYEYPNGRGRPQISAEMKVMVKTQPGISLSPDNSSSVEAGVKVSYAFSAVNTGNVSDTFDLTISSSTGLNWSLYIDRNGNGVIDRNIDPPISDTDGDGMPDTGQIDAGSSIKLIAVTTIPPGTADKTVDKTSVMGRSSRNPSLTDSVNFTTTVKAPKVTVSKKVIPEGDQPPGTVLTYVIEYHNDGTGTAYSVVLTDAIPPNTSYVENSVTVDGASKTDTPNDDDGVSVVNRVVTVNVGDLLPGTGGRITFKVKIE
- a CDS encoding DUF11 domain-containing protein; the encoded protein is MKGIIKVIGLISVVTAVSIASAQTTGGMIPWEFEGYTVEIHSQPQNIPQLADILPFIAAQLSREDWFGLRFGGVNPDTFWVYELYDADADKPVKRITLAEMMGMETENGCKMILDDQVNPTEIITQYEILKGDYHLIFKRTISLLDDPNLPGGKRVVMTYSIENKNPGALMLRLTERWAHDDEAIVEGDRSILTLSKGKEHNGFPILVQVFDGQIDGIEVKKAAGEMGLSVTITAHKAIKVERTYAKPTTYLGSVSFGVATTEDPDYCLEQAKNIAEYLATGNPKPVLVVETRVDKWEALPGEEVTYTLNCFNNGTGRAVNGAVIEPMPSMVRYLPGSAKGEGTRISYSVDGGQTFHEKVEDETAVTHIRWEIPGPLSPGESIEMSFKAKVKGAGAEE
- a CDS encoding DUF11 domain-containing protein encodes the protein MRGLSYVVALIFLISFLPVLSSAQYVALPTSDVGDGKFLCIAGNRVSGGIGNQKVVLWFNIPAGTATFNVAVFDGDQGGYWDITYNDPNVSVWRLYADPQKSPSGGQLVDSWTSEEMLDNTWYTRSVAVSDAARSPIGDYFYRLEVMWQNPATSDDLNGFKVGTDVGTIAAVPGSELCFIGATLNTPGDHDGPGADPPTSYDGTWDFYMWVPAGLKRITFQEGDADWGPSGAPPDNNTRKPEFAVGDDISFTVYGPDGNPMPLSPPGSQPSGNRQFVTHILDASDLGLETLPSGVYRWHWEGVDMHNQTIIIPSFDLFSQPPPPLPVAGVRIEPDLSQIAYPGQTLSFTHTVSNDESFPDVIDISISNPLGWQTFLLKSDGVTPLMDSNNNGIPDVGSVPGDSSANLILKVSIPSDVVGGTVSTITLTARSSSTSASDQVKDTIVVSSYQGLSITPNNSGTAKPGQSILYQHQVKNKESFQDTIELIPTSSQGWTVVLLDENNNPLVDTNGSGSVDTGPIGAGATKSIKVQLILPQDVAPGTVDTLTLLARSATTSLSDTATDVTTVTEPDKPKIEVTKSADKSTAKPGELVTYTITYRNTGTATAYNLVFTDIVPQNTEFVSASGSGASISYRHSPGGEFDSSPAQPIIAVRWTIPSLSPGGTGSLTLVVKVK